From the genome of Halobaculum halobium, one region includes:
- a CDS encoding DUF7567 family protein: MSLEVLDRHSEALFEFLWCPVCGKEVFTHIPFEGVFCKNCNTQVELQESRETRGYEEAVLACFDSTTTWNLHVDEKLRRDLPDGSARVKILGAPGAYEVDWWSPEPGEDWEPVQRGEFDDVEEPNEVSHLA, translated from the coding sequence ATGAGTCTCGAAGTACTTGACCGACACAGCGAGGCACTGTTCGAGTTCCTCTGGTGTCCCGTCTGCGGGAAGGAGGTCTTCACTCACATCCCCTTCGAGGGGGTGTTCTGCAAGAACTGCAACACCCAGGTCGAACTCCAAGAATCCCGCGAGACACGCGGCTACGAGGAGGCCGTGCTCGCCTGCTTCGATTCTACCACCACCTGGAACCTCCACGTCGACGAGAAGCTACGTCGCGACCTGCCTGATGGGTCGGCCCGCGTGAAGATCCTCGGCGCACCGGGCGCCTACGAGGTCGACTGGTGGAGTCCAGAGCCTGGTGAGGATTGGGAACCTGTCCAACGCGGCGAGTTCGACGACGTCGAGGAGCCAAACGAGGTGTCGCACCTGGCGTAG
- a CDS encoding restriction endonuclease yields MAVLDDLSGFEFEDVMEDVFRNLGYENVRQADRTADEGRDVIMEEVVDGTRRAIIVECKHTGTVGRPVVQKLHSAIATFDFDGPKRGMVVTTGRFTNPAQEYANRLQQNDDPHPIELLDGEDLREIADEIGLDLYNGRIEILCDKTLRPYDPAADVDAPVTDAFRDIENIEAADLPEPHSSVTFRPVVAVTANTNAVFETSVGVIHRINDRTRFVANAERGQPQVVEEDVATLVTENLHTTVDLDAEQFGEVFDDVEERRFGQTQTEYKEWAVERLQQHHTTTVTYTGDNNVTYNKTCEPNRSDISVQSIEPVYLPEVRHTTDVQEYTYPYEYYAAGPSRVTAEDGIHQCVHCDTSGVTETYTYCPNCGAIACSSHTKTERLEGEPVCTGCAVTERFALKTKYFYDEENLEAFREEYAAMPIHEKVMENKLLTAGGGVVTAVLLLLGILALGGVI; encoded by the coding sequence ATGGCTGTACTGGACGATCTCTCGGGGTTCGAGTTCGAGGACGTGATGGAGGACGTGTTCCGCAACCTCGGCTACGAGAACGTCCGCCAGGCCGACCGCACGGCTGACGAGGGGCGCGACGTCATCATGGAGGAGGTCGTCGACGGCACGCGGCGCGCGATCATCGTCGAGTGCAAGCACACGGGGACGGTCGGGCGGCCGGTGGTCCAGAAGCTCCACTCGGCGATCGCGACGTTCGACTTCGACGGCCCGAAACGTGGGATGGTCGTCACGACTGGCCGGTTCACGAACCCTGCTCAGGAGTACGCAAACCGACTCCAGCAGAACGACGACCCACACCCAATCGAGTTACTCGACGGCGAGGACCTCCGGGAGATTGCCGACGAAATTGGCCTCGACCTCTACAACGGTCGCATCGAGATCCTCTGCGACAAGACCCTGCGCCCGTACGACCCGGCCGCCGACGTCGACGCGCCAGTCACGGATGCGTTCCGCGACATCGAGAACATCGAAGCCGCCGACCTCCCAGAACCGCACTCATCGGTGACGTTCCGCCCAGTGGTCGCGGTCACCGCGAACACGAACGCCGTCTTCGAGACGTCGGTTGGCGTTATCCACCGAATCAACGACCGGACCCGATTCGTTGCCAACGCCGAACGCGGGCAGCCGCAGGTCGTCGAGGAAGACGTCGCGACGCTGGTCACCGAGAACCTCCACACGACGGTCGACCTCGACGCCGAGCAGTTCGGAGAGGTGTTCGACGACGTCGAGGAGCGCCGGTTCGGGCAGACGCAAACGGAGTACAAGGAGTGGGCCGTCGAGCGGCTCCAGCAGCACCACACGACGACGGTCACCTACACCGGCGACAACAACGTCACGTACAACAAGACCTGTGAGCCGAACCGCTCGGACATCTCTGTCCAGTCGATCGAACCAGTGTACCTCCCGGAAGTTCGGCACACTACCGACGTCCAGGAGTACACCTACCCCTACGAGTACTACGCGGCAGGCCCGTCGAGAGTGACCGCCGAGGACGGCATCCATCAGTGCGTCCACTGTGATACGAGTGGCGTCACCGAGACGTACACCTACTGTCCGAACTGCGGGGCCATCGCCTGCTCCAGCCACACCAAAACGGAGCGGCTGGAAGGCGAACCGGTCTGTACGGGCTGCGCGGTGACGGAACGGTTCGCATTGAAGACGAAGTACTTCTACGACGAGGAGAATCTCGAGGCCTTCCGCGAGGAGTACGCCGCGATGCCGATCCACGAGAAGGTGATGGAGAATAAGCTCCTCACTGCTGGTGGAGGAGTAGTTACGGCTGTTCTACTACTGCTTGGCATCCTCGCACTTGGTGGTGTAATCTGA
- a CDS encoding DUF6166 domain-containing protein, protein MASSESVPVASPGQSHRDTVEYVGFRVDGQAVILNLSEHRRLSLERSLDLVNHSPSGFEWGYSGSGPAQLACALLLDYYDDEQFAREHYIAFRNQVVSQLECDGAAACWHLPGEEIDAAMATLTDDVVALADGGRPSPTLPENWRAVSRPDRRVFQRADRDHYIVLGDGREEWLVVLCSQGDRAYPAPLAHRAVAEEADVERVIQELAEESNDLIEPPEGEH, encoded by the coding sequence ATGGCCAGTTCGGAATCGGTTCCAGTCGCATCGCCCGGTCAGTCCCACCGAGACACAGTCGAATACGTCGGCTTCCGCGTCGACGGCCAAGCCGTCATCCTGAACCTCTCGGAGCATCGGCGACTCTCCCTCGAGCGCAGTCTGGACCTCGTCAACCACAGTCCAAGCGGGTTCGAGTGGGGGTATAGTGGTAGCGGGCCCGCCCAGCTCGCGTGCGCGCTCCTCCTCGACTACTACGACGATGAGCAGTTCGCCCGTGAGCACTACATCGCGTTCCGGAATCAGGTGGTTTCGCAGCTGGAGTGCGACGGTGCCGCGGCGTGCTGGCACCTCCCCGGCGAGGAGATCGACGCCGCGATGGCGACCCTTACCGACGACGTCGTCGCCCTCGCCGACGGTGGACGGCCGTCACCGACGCTCCCCGAGAACTGGCGAGCCGTCTCTCGCCCGGACCGGCGGGTCTTCCAGCGCGCTGATCGCGACCACTACATCGTACTCGGGGATGGGAGGGAGGAGTGGCTGGTCGTACTCTGCAGCCAAGGCGACCGTGCATATCCTGCCCCGCTCGCACATCGGGCGGTTGCCGAGGAGGCTGACGTGGAACGGGTAATCCAGGAACTCGCCGAAGAGAGCAACGACCTCATCGAACCCCCGGAGGGGGAGCACTGA